In Leisingera sp. NJS204, the following are encoded in one genomic region:
- a CDS encoding N-acetylmuramoyl-L-alanine amidase codes for MGIQYGRVTGIDFNEARWIGHEITPSLVILHDTASRIEKGNAARYLQDNGAKVSVQFVIERDGHIEQQVPVNRKASHAGKSEYHGREWCNGFSIGIEMVNPGRMTRASEQSARTWFGQKFSILEYGIEEAETPHHGHGLWMPYTEEQIAALVGLLQTLFSSIPTLEDMTTHWYVSPGRKVDTNPLFPLEHIRSLILGRTDPAEAELGDEEIPAAADDFVIISTPGDTLNMRRWPSFNPNVIAQIPDETRVPVIASVTVAGRDWLKVIYGGAEGWIAESYADPVTISKPGFKGAET; via the coding sequence ATGGGCATCCAATACGGCAGAGTCACTGGCATAGATTTCAACGAAGCGCGCTGGATTGGCCACGAGATCACTCCCAGCCTGGTCATTCTTCACGACACCGCCAGCAGGATCGAAAAGGGCAACGCCGCCCGCTACTTGCAGGACAACGGCGCCAAGGTGTCGGTCCAGTTTGTGATCGAGCGTGACGGGCACATCGAGCAGCAGGTCCCGGTCAACCGGAAAGCCAGCCACGCCGGAAAATCAGAGTATCATGGCCGCGAATGGTGCAATGGGTTCTCCATCGGCATCGAGATGGTGAACCCCGGCCGCATGACGCGGGCATCGGAGCAATCCGCCCGCACCTGGTTCGGCCAGAAATTCAGCATTCTGGAATACGGCATTGAAGAAGCCGAGACGCCCCATCACGGCCACGGGTTGTGGATGCCCTACACCGAGGAGCAAATCGCAGCTCTGGTAGGCCTGCTGCAAACGCTGTTTTCGTCCATTCCGACTCTCGAAGACATGACCACCCACTGGTACGTGTCCCCCGGCCGTAAGGTGGACACCAACCCGCTTTTCCCGCTGGAACATATCCGGTCGCTTATCCTTGGCCGCACCGACCCGGCCGAGGCGGAACTGGGCGATGAGGAAATTCCCGCCGCGGCAGACGATTTTGTGATCATCAGCACACCCGGCGACACGCTCAATATGCGCCGCTGGCCCAGCTTCAATCCCAATGTCATTGCGCAGATCCCCGATGAAACCCGCGTGCCGGTCATCGCCTCTGTAACCGTCGCCGGGCGCGACTGGCTGAAGGTCATCTATGGCGGCGCCGAGGGGTGGATTGCCGAAAGCTACGCCGATCCTGTCACCATTTCCAAACCCGGCTTCAAAGGGGCTGAGACATGA
- a CDS encoding helix-turn-helix domain-containing protein, giving the protein MAKDELSFPKPPAQVDPYMEALGLEDTLRFLEAFGGVETYIATHPTARSKVVELIGYPKARMLAAIENRLQRRVPLVKEWRAAVYHSQGLPTVQIALKLGVTDVSVRRWLRKPGARRKSDPNQPSLFPGV; this is encoded by the coding sequence ATGGCAAAGGATGAACTGAGTTTTCCTAAGCCGCCTGCCCAGGTGGACCCCTATATGGAAGCCCTGGGGCTTGAGGACACCTTGCGTTTTCTCGAAGCCTTTGGCGGTGTTGAAACCTACATCGCCACCCACCCGACTGCCCGTTCCAAAGTTGTTGAGCTGATTGGCTACCCTAAGGCCCGGATGCTGGCAGCCATTGAAAACCGCTTGCAACGCCGTGTTCCCTTGGTCAAGGAATGGCGGGCTGCAGTCTATCATTCTCAGGGCTTGCCAACCGTGCAAATTGCTCTCAAGCTTGGCGTGACCGACGTCAGCGTCCGCCGCTGGTTGCGGAAACCCGGCGCGCGGCGCAAGTCCGACCCCAACCAGCCTTCCCTGTTTCCCGGCGTCTGA
- a CDS encoding gp16 family protein, giving the protein MTRALQQKIHVGCRELGLDSDGRRDLQLAVTGKASMKDMNEAELNSVLRRLKSDGFKASSGGKKQKLAPRADLRLVHVLWRELGAAGALRDPSRKGLNKFVRARFENTWQSVPADVDMLRQHDQIDQVIQALKSWGKRADIDFAWEDHQR; this is encoded by the coding sequence ATGACCCGTGCGCTTCAGCAGAAAATCCACGTCGGCTGCCGCGAGCTGGGCCTGGACAGTGACGGCCGCCGCGATCTGCAGCTTGCCGTCACCGGCAAAGCCTCCATGAAAGACATGAATGAGGCCGAGCTGAACAGCGTTTTAAGGCGCCTTAAATCGGACGGCTTCAAGGCCAGCAGCGGCGGCAAAAAGCAAAAACTGGCGCCCCGCGCGGATCTGCGCCTAGTCCATGTTCTGTGGCGTGAACTGGGTGCCGCCGGCGCACTGCGCGACCCCAGCCGCAAAGGCCTGAACAAGTTCGTCCGCGCCCGGTTCGAAAACACCTGGCAGTCGGTTCCCGCCGACGTGGATATGCTGCGCCAGCATGATCAGATCGACCAGGTTATTCAGGCCCTGAAAAGCTGGGGCAAACGGGCGGACATTGATTTCGCCTGGGAGGACCACCAGCGATGA